Proteins encoded within one genomic window of Dyadobacter chenhuakuii:
- a CDS encoding DUF6934 family protein, whose product MNKPKYLCRSGKSLFVFKFTSKGSKGLVEKIIEYTATDSDNIYNLGFGDYDPLNDTMNDLTITDNGDSNKVLATVASTVYTFTDEYPSAMILFTGSTPARTRLYRMAITINLAEISQDFVIFGYSNDRNWEEFVVNKSYHAFLVTRRENEYTL is encoded by the coding sequence ATGAACAAACCAAAATATCTCTGTCGATCGGGGAAGTCCCTTTTTGTTTTTAAGTTTACAAGTAAAGGCTCAAAAGGATTAGTAGAGAAAATCATTGAATACACCGCAACTGATTCTGACAATATTTACAATCTTGGTTTTGGTGACTATGATCCCCTTAACGATACCATGAACGATCTCACCATAACCGATAACGGAGACAGTAACAAAGTATTAGCCACGGTTGCATCGACAGTTTATACTTTTACGGACGAATATCCATCTGCTATGATTCTGTTCACTGGAAGTACGCCTGCTAGAACAAGGCTTTACAGGATGGCGATCACCATTAATTTAGCTGAAATCTCTCAGGATTTCGTTATATTTGGTTATAGTAATGACAGGAACTGGGAGGAATTTGTTGTTAACAAGTCATATCATGCTTTTTTAGTAACAAGAAGAGAAAACGAATACACATTATGA
- a CDS encoding DUF6934 family protein yields the protein MKHNKYISRANDSFLLYHFTSKGPKGSIQKSVIYSKTAVENIYNLAFGDYNPISDEINDLSISNNGDSVRVLATVAATLYTFTEKYPEAWITATGSTKARTRLYRMGIANNLAEIIEEFAIFGYNCKGHWEQFVVGEDYEVFLLTRKETYTSWKEAN from the coding sequence ATGAAGCATAACAAATACATTAGTCGCGCAAACGACTCATTTTTACTCTATCATTTTACTAGTAAAGGCCCAAAAGGCTCAATTCAAAAAAGCGTCATTTATTCTAAAACCGCTGTCGAAAACATCTACAACCTTGCTTTCGGTGATTATAATCCGATCTCCGATGAGATAAATGATCTTTCAATCAGCAACAATGGAGATAGCGTTAGGGTCTTAGCTACCGTCGCAGCAACACTGTATACATTCACAGAAAAATATCCGGAAGCCTGGATCACTGCTACCGGAAGTACAAAGGCACGAACTCGCTTATACAGAATGGGCATTGCCAATAACTTAGCTGAAATTATTGAGGAGTTTGCTATATTTGGTTACAACTGTAAAGGGCATTGGGAACAATTTGTAGTTGGTGAAGATTACGAAGTATTTTTATTAACAAGAAAAGAAACATACACATCATGGAAAGAAGCAAACTGA